From one Salmo salar chromosome ssa09, Ssal_v3.1, whole genome shotgun sequence genomic stretch:
- the LOC106612723 gene encoding mRNA decay activator protein ZFP36L1 isoform X1, translating to MEPHLKKMPYALNKFLDLEEVMCKQLLSLDLRDASKQSTFPVRPVGYNKPWTLCSLSASSSALSTHSTESATMTSSHWGQNTDASLPSRLKMSFWAERSVSMVEPSTCTLGWASTEPKQPPASPTGGPVSGSPTSSRYKTELCRTFAESGICKYGGKCQFAHGFDEIRDLNRHPKYKTEPCRTFHTIGFCPYGIRCHFVHNNEDDLGPGPARPGPGPQTPRTRRPPLLRQSFSFGGFPSAPPQPLEHSLPHPFLLVPSVSPPTSADITDLLSHAFSEVDCVFEPAHELQSQFLPSPDSGCSLCGLSPVPSPSQNPCTLSEGCSLQQSQSPPCGPALRARSLSYTSLSDHEGGCGSSASSLSGSDSSGPDGSGRRLPIFSQLSVPDEGFSSECCSGTSFFL from the coding sequence CAGCTTCTGAGCCTGGATCTCCGGGACGCATCCAAGCAGTCAACATTCCCAGTGAGACCTGTTGGTTACAATAAGCCCTGGACCCTTTGTTCCCTCTCTGCATCTAGCTCTGCCCTCTCTACTCACTCCACAGAAAGTGCAACCATGACCTCCAGCCACTGGGGGCAGAACACAGATGCTTCACTCCCATCAAGATTGAAGATGTCATTCTGGGCTGAGCGCTCGGTCAGCATGGTGGAGCCCAGCACGTGCACCCTGGGCTGGGCCTCTACAGAGCCTAAACAGCCCCCAGCCTCCCCTACTGGTGGCCCTGTCTCTGGGTCTCCCACCTCCTCACGCTATAAGACTGAACTCTGTCGCACCTTTGCTGAGAGTGGCATCTGTAAGTACGGGGGGAAGTGCCAGTTTGCCCACGGCTTTGATGAGATACGTGACCTCAACAGACACCCCAAGTACAAGACGGAGCCTTGTCGCACCTTCCACACCATTGGCTTCTGTCCTTACGGCATCCGCTGCCACTTTGTTCATAACAACGAGGACGACCTGGGCCCTGgtcctgccagacctgggcctggTCCCCAAACCCCCCGCACCAGACGACCCCCTCTACTTAGGCAGAGCTTCAGCTTCGGAGGCTTCCCCTCCGCCCCTCCACAGCCCCTGGAGcactccctcccccaccccttcctcCTCGTGCCTTCAGTCTCCCCTCCCACCTCAGCTGACATCACCGACCTGCTCTCCCACGCCTTCTCCGAGGTGGACTGTGTCTTTGAGCCGGCCCATGAACTCCAGTCTCAGTTTCTTCCCTCTCCTgactcaggctgttccctctGTGGGTTGTCCCCTGTGCCTTCCCCCTCCCAGAACCCCTGTACCTTATCAGAGGGCTGCAGCCTGCAGCAGAGCCAGAGTCCCCCCTGTGGGCCTGCTCTCAGGGCCAGGAGCCTCTCCTATACCTCCCTGTCTGACCACGAGGGTGGGTGTGGCAGCTCAGCCAGCAGCCTCAGTGGGTCTGACTCTTCTGGTCCAGATGGGTCTGGTCGGCGGCTGCCTATCTTCAGCCAGCTCTCAGTGCCTGACGAGGGCTTCAGCAGCGAGTGCTGCAGCGGCACTAGCTTCTTCCTCTAG
- the LOC106612723 gene encoding mRNA decay activator protein ZFP36L1 isoform X2, with amino-acid sequence MEPHLKKMPYALNKFLDLEEVMCKLLSLDLRDASKQSTFPVRPVGYNKPWTLCSLSASSSALSTHSTESATMTSSHWGQNTDASLPSRLKMSFWAERSVSMVEPSTCTLGWASTEPKQPPASPTGGPVSGSPTSSRYKTELCRTFAESGICKYGGKCQFAHGFDEIRDLNRHPKYKTEPCRTFHTIGFCPYGIRCHFVHNNEDDLGPGPARPGPGPQTPRTRRPPLLRQSFSFGGFPSAPPQPLEHSLPHPFLLVPSVSPPTSADITDLLSHAFSEVDCVFEPAHELQSQFLPSPDSGCSLCGLSPVPSPSQNPCTLSEGCSLQQSQSPPCGPALRARSLSYTSLSDHEGGCGSSASSLSGSDSSGPDGSGRRLPIFSQLSVPDEGFSSECCSGTSFFL; translated from the coding sequence CTTCTGAGCCTGGATCTCCGGGACGCATCCAAGCAGTCAACATTCCCAGTGAGACCTGTTGGTTACAATAAGCCCTGGACCCTTTGTTCCCTCTCTGCATCTAGCTCTGCCCTCTCTACTCACTCCACAGAAAGTGCAACCATGACCTCCAGCCACTGGGGGCAGAACACAGATGCTTCACTCCCATCAAGATTGAAGATGTCATTCTGGGCTGAGCGCTCGGTCAGCATGGTGGAGCCCAGCACGTGCACCCTGGGCTGGGCCTCTACAGAGCCTAAACAGCCCCCAGCCTCCCCTACTGGTGGCCCTGTCTCTGGGTCTCCCACCTCCTCACGCTATAAGACTGAACTCTGTCGCACCTTTGCTGAGAGTGGCATCTGTAAGTACGGGGGGAAGTGCCAGTTTGCCCACGGCTTTGATGAGATACGTGACCTCAACAGACACCCCAAGTACAAGACGGAGCCTTGTCGCACCTTCCACACCATTGGCTTCTGTCCTTACGGCATCCGCTGCCACTTTGTTCATAACAACGAGGACGACCTGGGCCCTGgtcctgccagacctgggcctggTCCCCAAACCCCCCGCACCAGACGACCCCCTCTACTTAGGCAGAGCTTCAGCTTCGGAGGCTTCCCCTCCGCCCCTCCACAGCCCCTGGAGcactccctcccccaccccttcctcCTCGTGCCTTCAGTCTCCCCTCCCACCTCAGCTGACATCACCGACCTGCTCTCCCACGCCTTCTCCGAGGTGGACTGTGTCTTTGAGCCGGCCCATGAACTCCAGTCTCAGTTTCTTCCCTCTCCTgactcaggctgttccctctGTGGGTTGTCCCCTGTGCCTTCCCCCTCCCAGAACCCCTGTACCTTATCAGAGGGCTGCAGCCTGCAGCAGAGCCAGAGTCCCCCCTGTGGGCCTGCTCTCAGGGCCAGGAGCCTCTCCTATACCTCCCTGTCTGACCACGAGGGTGGGTGTGGCAGCTCAGCCAGCAGCCTCAGTGGGTCTGACTCTTCTGGTCCAGATGGGTCTGGTCGGCGGCTGCCTATCTTCAGCCAGCTCTCAGTGCCTGACGAGGGCTTCAGCAGCGAGTGCTGCAGCGGCACTAGCTTCTTCCTCTAG